TCACGTACAAACTTACCCTTATTGTGTGGCCCTTAGAACCTGAATACAACCACTTGCATCCAATAGTTAAAGATACTACGTCTGATGTGTGTCCTTTAAGAGATGCGATGGGTTGGAAAGGGGAATTAGTTTCAGTAGTGCACTTCCACGCTAAAATAACACCATCCTGTGGTTACAAGAAATAATGAACCCTTTCAGAATTCaataatacaaatatgaaaattgCTGCAGAAGAATAGTGTGAAAAGTAAGAGACGATAAATAAGGTGGTCAATCTTGCATGAATATCTAGGCACTACAGAGAATACAACCAAGGGACTGAAACTCCAAAATCAATTTGGTTTTGAGCATTATCATGATATTAGGTGATTTATGAAATTGCTTTGTATAACATGAGCTACGTTGTTTctcaaacaacaaaatagatttaaaatttataataaaaaaaaaataatcccaaaaaaaaagaagtcaaaacCACTAACAAAATCAAATCTAATTGAGAATTTTAAGAAAGCAAATGTTAACATAGTGATTACCTGGCCTCCAGCAAAAAGCATAATATCATCAGTTGTTGCCATGGCGTAGACTTGACCAATCGGTCCATTGAAATCGTATTCGGCACCTGACTCAGTGTTCAGTGCCTGCAACATCATCAAAAATGTTCAGCATACATATCGAGCaatcatacaaaatattaacaactataagaaaattaaaacaataacaaaGCGAAACATAATGAGGGTAGAGCTTACCTTAACAACATTTGGCATGCCAATGAACACCCAAATAGCTTTACTAATCATTGATCCTATGTCGGCACCAAGTTCAATGACTCGAGCACACTGTCCTGTATGACAATCCCAAATCCGAACTGTTCTGTCACTGCTGCCTGTGTAAAGCTTGTTGCTTTTTTCAGGAAGTGCAATCCCTGTGACAGCCTATTATCATAAAAGTCATAAATAAGGATTCTACAACATATtcaataaaaaccaaacaaatatacAGATTACATATACTATATTTGTGGAGAAAAGATacaaaagaaagtgaaaaaaaatcgCATGGAATGTTTTTTATAGTTAGACCAGCTATCCCCGGCATTTCAATAGAACACACAGAAACATAATACTAACACAGCCTTACAGTCATGAGAATTAGTTATTAATAAAAGTCTTGAAAAAGGTAATGATTTTACGTCAATAAATAGATTACAAATACTTAAATCCGATTTTTACCCAAGCAATGTACCAAAATTCATCCATAGAATAATCTCTCCATTTTATGGAGTATTTTATCTTCTTCAACATTATACTATAATATTAAagagtactttttcttttcttttcttttctatttctatttttgatAAGTCCAGTAAACATCATTCAAGAATATCAAATATAAGTCAAAGAACATTAACAAGCATTAAGAGTGCATTAGAACTTTTTGTTATACGCCTAGAATGTTTCTTCCATATTTTTTCACATCTTCTTTATccattttatttcttctctGGCTTGCCTTTTTTTTCGAATGCATGCTCTTCTAACTACAGCAATCATGTAGACAGTACAACCATACTTGTTTTTATGCCTCCTATGGTGTTTAAGATGAAAAAATTCTGCTTTCGAATGCTACTACTATTTCACATAGCCCCACAACAGCCCAAATTGTGGATATTTCAAGCCATCTTCCCAATTTGGGCTTCTAAGATTAACAACCCTCTAATGATTCAACTAAGATGTTAAGTCAACTGGAAATTTGAAAGTCAAATATGCAAGTAAAAGCAATATAACCTTCTGTTTTTTTCACATAAACTAAAATTCCTTATACAATTTTTGGTCATTGTAACATTCAAATACTAGAACAAACACATATCACTAAGCATAATCATAACGTAGAAATTGCAGATTAAAAATTCGGATAATTTAttgtaaaatattaaaaatctttaatttttgaatgtttCTCTAAAACAAAGCATAATACACAAGGAAAAGGAACAATTAACACAGTGCTACCTTTGTGTGCCCTTGAAGCCGAGCCAAGATTGATAACCCATCCGCATGAAACCAGGAATGCAGAGACTGACACTTATCGCCATCAATGCGGTTGCCATGCACCCAGGATTGACAAACATTTTGCTTACAAACATCTTCAGATTTCATAACACCTTCTGTACTGCTGGAACCACTCTCCTCATTCTTCAAAGCTAAGTTCTTAGAAGTTCCCCTTTTGCAGTCTTTAGAACCAGCATCTTCTCCGGAATTTTCAACAGTAGTTACCAAGGACcttttcaaaacccttttgttCTTGGTCCTAATATAATTGGAGTTCTTCGTAGGGAGATCCTGCTGATTAGATGACTCCCTGTAGGACCCTTTCTTTGCACATGTGACTGGTCGTTCACTGTGAAGGAACCTACATGGGTTCCTGAGGCATTTACCATTACGCCAGAAGATGCAAACAGATTTGTAGTGAGAAATATCTGAAGGTCTTCTTCCCAGGCGATCAAAAACAGAAGGCTTTCTAGCTGTCTTGACGTCCATCtatgaaacaaaaatacatGAAACGAAAGAATGAACAAACTGATCCACATAGTTGCgattcaaaacaaaacaaatatgtCTCTTCCATGGCAGAAGATCCAATACAATCAGCAGGCTGAGCAAACTGATTCAAATAGAAGTCCTCCGCAGAAGATCAAAAACAATCAGCAGCCTTAAGTTCGGTAAAACTCTTCAAATCCGCACTCACCAAATTAAGCAAACTCTAAAGATATTATTGAAGAAATTAAACCCAATATCCTTCATAATTTCACGCTTAGGGTTTGATATCCCGAGCTTAAACAAATCCTTGAGctgaaaattttctccaaagtCCAATCAAAGATAAAGCCCTAATTGATCCATTTCAAGTTTTAGGGCTTAATTTCCCAGATGTCATCAAACCCTTCATCAAAAATTTCGAAGCTCCGATCAAACAGACAGCGTAAACCTTACATATCTAGAAAACCCCAAACCCCATAAAAGTATACCCTGAATTTAATCGATAATAACTGACtaatttttccctaaattcAGATCTAACCCAAGAACATTGTGGAAACCcgagaagaaaacccaaaattCAGCCGGAGATCTGTTAACGGCGCACAATCATGGGTCTTAGACTTGATCGAAATCCTCAAGAGGTTCGGCGTTTCAGCAAGTTTATTGCAGATAGAAAATATCACAGGACAAGCAAACCCTAAATGTAAAAACCTAAGCAAATAAAACCCTAGCAAAACTTGGAGTTCCATAGGCGGTCAAGCAAACCTGAGACAGTGAGAGGAGCCGCGCActgagagagcgagagaggcCGACGCACCAAAGAGAGCGTGTTTTCAGtgagcagagagagagagagagagagagatcttcAATAACAATAAGAAGGGTTGGAGTTTGGGTAGCAATAGGAGGTATATAAAAAGGGTAGAGGAGTATTATGAGAAAGAGATTCCAATCCGAACTTGCGGACCAAGCTTCTGTAACGGTAAAGTGGTATTATGGGAAAGAGATTCCAATCCGAACTTGCGGACCAAGCTTCTGTAACGGTAAAGTGGTATTATGGGAAAGAGATTCCAATCCGAACTTGCGGACCAAGCTTCTGTAACGGTAAAGTGGTATTATGGAAAAGAGATTCCAATCCGAACTTGCGGACCAAGCTTCTGTAACGGTTAGCCGAAATTTTCGAGaaatcacttatttatttatttatttatttgaaaactaGCCGTGAATGacaaaataaatggaaaaagaaaatccaaaatcaaaaaatcaatcgaCCCTTTATCTGGATCTATCAAGAtggtcaattttttaaaaaccttaCTTTCAAaattgtccatttttttttttaatttaaaaaaagtgataatTTTGAGTCAACCTTGTTTTCAAAATTGACCATCTTGATGTCCCTAAGAGGTAGATCATGGCTagaaccacgcctaatgaagcggaggtcactagtttgaatgaccctcccccctcttgtgcagacatgtcaaaaaaataattaaccatCTTGATAGATCCAGAGAAAGGCTcgattgatttttgattttctttttccatttattttgtcattcaacggctagtttttttttttttttaaaaaaaaacaaaaaaaacccagtTATGTGTGTGTGGggtgtataaaaaataaattatagatccatgtaattggcctaaattacaaatcactgtATGTGGTATAAATTTATAGGTCATCAA
Above is a genomic segment from Corylus avellana chromosome ca9, CavTom2PMs-1.0 containing:
- the LOC132162564 gene encoding zinc finger CCCH domain-containing protein 48-like, with protein sequence MDVKTARKPSVFDRLGRRPSDISHYKSVCIFWRNGKCLRNPCRFLHSERPVTCAKKGSYRESSNQQDLPTKNSNYIRTKNKRVLKRSLVTTVENSGEDAGSKDCKRGTSKNLALKNEESGSSSTEGVMKSEDVCKQNVCQSWVHGNRIDGDKCQSLHSWFHADGLSILARLQGHTKAVTGIALPEKSNKLYTGSSDRTVRIWDCHTGQCARVIELGADIGSMISKAIWVFIGMPNVVKALNTESGAEYDFNGPIGQVYAMATTDDIMLFAGGQDGVILAWKCTTETNSPFQPIASLKGHTSDVVSLTIGCKWLYSGSKGHTIRVWDHKTLECVMTLDGHTDTVTSLICWDNYLLSGSLDCTIKAWALNERGHLEAIYTHSEEHGVVAFCGMKDGNDKPILYCSCNNNSVQLYEMPSFNDGGRLFAKQEVKVILQGPKGLGLLFTGDQTGLVTAWRWLPKSKASSPPEGVADAQS